The window TGGATTTATCCTATCCTCTGCTTTTTGACGAGACTCAGAAAACTGCAAAGAACTTTTTCGCGGCTTGCACTCCAGACTTTTTTCTCTTTGACGCGAATCGAAAGCTTGTTTATCGCGGGCAGTTAGACGACAGCCGTCCTAATAATGGTATACCTGTGACTGGAAGTGATTTGCGAGCAGCAATTGAAGATGTGTTGCGCGATCGCATTATTGTCAGGGAGCAAAAGCCGAGTATTGGTTGCAACATCAAATGGAAACCAGGAAATGAACCTGTGTATTACAAATCTCCTGCTGTTACTGCTTAATTTGGTGAATGCTACCTCAGCACACCCTTTTTAAAATTTTTGGTTTGTTGGAGTGAGAAGATCGCAGTTAGTGTCACAATATAAAAAGTAAACTACTGCTTTCTGAGCGGAATTTAGTTGTATTTAAGGTATAGCTAAAATCCCATTCAACCCGTTGAGACTCCAACAATGTCTATCCTCAAGCTTGAAAACGGTCAAATCCTCAGTCATCTTAGCGATATTCAGCGCGAACTCGCTACTCTAAATATCCAAATTGAGCATCAAGATTTAGGAAAATCACTTCGCTCTCCAGAATTGCTCGCCCAGGATATTCTGAGTCAGCAAGAAAAACAACGAATTTTGCATTTATACGAAAATGACTTTGAGGTTCTCAAACAAAAAGTCGATTATCATTTTTATGACCTGTTAGTTTTGCATCCAGGTTCACCAAATCTTTATACCCTAGCAGCAGCCTACAG is drawn from Chlorogloeopsis sp. ULAP01 and contains these coding sequences:
- a CDS encoding cupin domain-containing protein; this translates as MSILKLENGQILSHLSDIQRELATLNIQIEHQDLGKSLRSPELLAQDILSQQEKQRILHLYENDFEVLKQKVDYHFYDLLVLHPGSPNLYTLAAAYSRYHTHKDAEALYILAGEAMFGFVQPEGNQVQLLVQAHDYIYIPAEVEHWFSPAASLHVKALRYFTSADGWIPEYTGTRFQDFLRNEC
- a CDS encoding thioredoxin family protein, encoding MPLTPSTMLPLGTLAPNFLLPNVVSGETISLSTFASKKALLVIFLSRHCPFVQHIKFELAKLGEDYRDRNLGIIAISANDHNTHPDDAPESLKDFVQELDLSYPLLFDETQKTAKNFFAACTPDFFLFDANRKLVYRGQLDDSRPNNGIPVTGSDLRAAIEDVLRDRIIVREQKPSIGCNIKWKPGNEPVYYKSPAVTA